One Bradyrhizobium zhanjiangense DNA segment encodes these proteins:
- a CDS encoding sensor domain-containing diguanylate cyclase, with the protein MMSLDSITLYLVATMVAALLGAMMVFFGRQENSPALKWWGTAYLLGAVSVALWTAAGDRLGPHLYLALNAVGFVACGMVWNAARVFHGRKPNWPGLVLGALAWVAAVTLLAPEASMLRMIVGAGIVSVYAALTASELWTERRKSMQRRWPAFVMPVMHGCALMLPIVLGSFLRPHDATFSSSIWVTVFAVELVLYAVGTVFVIFMLVSERTVTAHRTAASTDPLTGMLNRRGFSEACSRVIEREAKAGRPVTVMIFDIDHFKSINDRFGHPAGDEMLRLFSTVVVSNLRISDLSGRIGGEEFAALLPCSLEEGVLVAERVREAFETSGVVVDEGPVDTTVSIGVAGGPAGTELEVLLASADTALYQAKRGGRNRVEAAEELPLSLENWRRQSAARPGAPQARPATA; encoded by the coding sequence ATGATGTCGCTCGATAGCATCACGCTCTATTTGGTCGCCACCATGGTTGCCGCACTGCTCGGCGCCATGATGGTGTTTTTCGGCAGGCAGGAGAACAGCCCCGCGCTGAAATGGTGGGGCACCGCCTATCTCCTCGGCGCCGTCTCCGTTGCGCTATGGACTGCGGCCGGCGACAGGCTGGGGCCGCATCTCTATCTGGCGTTAAATGCCGTCGGCTTCGTCGCCTGCGGCATGGTGTGGAATGCGGCGCGCGTCTTCCATGGCCGCAAGCCGAACTGGCCCGGCCTCGTGCTCGGCGCGCTCGCCTGGGTCGCCGCCGTCACGCTGCTCGCCCCTGAGGCGTCCATGCTGCGGATGATCGTCGGTGCCGGCATCGTCTCGGTCTATGCGGCGCTGACCGCGAGCGAGCTCTGGACCGAACGGCGCAAGAGCATGCAACGGCGCTGGCCGGCCTTCGTGATGCCAGTGATGCACGGCTGCGCATTGATGCTGCCGATCGTGCTCGGCAGCTTCCTGCGCCCGCACGATGCGACCTTCTCGTCGAGCATCTGGGTCACCGTGTTCGCGGTCGAGCTCGTGCTTTATGCCGTCGGCACCGTGTTCGTGATCTTCATGCTGGTGTCCGAGCGCACGGTGACCGCGCACCGGACCGCCGCGTCGACCGATCCCCTGACCGGCATGCTCAACCGGCGCGGCTTCTCCGAGGCCTGCAGCCGGGTGATCGAGCGCGAGGCCAAGGCCGGGCGGCCGGTGACTGTGATGATCTTCGACATCGACCACTTCAAGTCGATCAACGATCGGTTCGGTCATCCCGCGGGCGACGAGATGCTGAGACTGTTCTCGACCGTCGTCGTCAGCAACTTGCGCATCTCCGATCTCTCGGGCCGCATCGGCGGCGAGGAGTTTGCGGCCTTGCTGCCGTGCTCGCTGGAAGAGGGGGTGCTGGTCGCCGAGCGTGTGCGCGAAGCGTTCGAGACCTCCGGCGTCGTGGTCGATGAAGGTCCAGTCGATACTACCGTCAGCATCGGCGTCGCCGGCGGTCCGGCCGGCACCGAGCTCGAGGTGCTGCTGGCTTCGGCCGACACCGCGCTCTACCAGGCCAAGCGCGGCGGCCGTAACCGCGTCGAGGCGGCGGAGGAGCTGCCGCTGTCGCTGGAGAACTGGCGTCGCCAAAGCGCTGCGCGGCCCGGTGCGCCGCAGGCGCGTCCGGCTACCGCCTGA
- a CDS encoding antibiotic biosynthesis monooxygenase family protein, whose translation MITEIAQIDVKPGSEKDFEAAVAKAKAAFGRSKGFHGFELHKSIEKPQRYRLMVKWATLESHTVDFRGSENFTEWRGLVGQYFASPPEVEHTETVLTT comes from the coding sequence ATGATCACAGAGATCGCGCAAATCGACGTCAAGCCGGGCAGCGAAAAGGATTTTGAGGCGGCCGTCGCCAAGGCCAAGGCCGCCTTCGGCCGCTCCAAGGGCTTTCACGGCTTCGAACTGCACAAGTCGATCGAGAAGCCGCAGCGCTACCGGCTGATGGTGAAGTGGGCGACCCTGGAGAGCCACACCGTCGATTTTCGCGGCTCCGAAAACTTCACCGAATGGCGCGGCCTCGTCGGGCAGTATTTTGCTTCGCCGCCCGAGGTCGAGCACACCGAGACCGTGCTGACGACCTGA
- a CDS encoding AI-2E family transporter: MTIPADERPRPRADLAWAISVGGIGVVLFTAMLVFTWYFAATLLLIFTGMLLGLGLNALTGALGRRMHLPHPVRLAVVCIALALMLAGVAYLGGATIAEQASLLSNTIKSQITNVRSFLEGHGIDTSFFDLGNAAPDATAATTSDSTPSPATPPRGALPGAGALASSGGAIVSQTFKLLLGTIHGVGNIFIVLFLGLAFAAQPSVYHDGLLFLAPAKHRTRITLIIDRISETLERWLIAQITVMLAVGAVTWIGLAVIGIPGAFILGIQAGLLAFVPTVGAIIAGVIVVLASLASGWIAALSALLLFLGVHAMESYVLTPILQRQALDIPPATLFAFQILLGVVFGIRGLALALPLVAIAKVMIDHFKTYEAPSLAEVA, translated from the coding sequence CCCGCAGATGAACGGCCCCGCCCCCGTGCCGATCTCGCCTGGGCGATCTCGGTCGGGGGCATCGGCGTTGTGCTGTTCACGGCGATGCTGGTCTTCACCTGGTATTTTGCCGCCACCTTGCTGCTGATCTTCACCGGCATGCTGCTCGGCCTCGGCCTCAATGCGCTGACGGGCGCGCTCGGCCGCCGCATGCACCTGCCGCATCCCGTCCGGCTCGCGGTCGTCTGCATCGCCCTCGCCCTGATGCTCGCGGGCGTCGCCTATCTCGGCGGTGCCACCATCGCCGAGCAGGCCTCGCTGCTGAGCAACACCATCAAGTCGCAGATCACCAACGTCCGGTCCTTCCTCGAAGGCCACGGCATCGACACCAGCTTCTTCGATCTCGGCAACGCGGCGCCTGACGCCACGGCGGCGACAACATCGGACTCGACGCCCTCACCGGCAACGCCCCCGCGCGGTGCATTGCCCGGCGCCGGCGCGCTCGCCTCCAGCGGCGGAGCGATCGTGAGCCAGACCTTCAAGCTGCTGCTTGGCACCATCCACGGTGTCGGAAACATTTTTATCGTGCTGTTCCTGGGTCTCGCCTTCGCCGCCCAGCCCAGCGTCTATCACGACGGCCTATTGTTCCTCGCGCCGGCCAAACATCGCACGCGCATCACCCTCATCATCGACCGCATCAGCGAGACGCTGGAGCGCTGGCTGATCGCGCAGATTACGGTCATGCTCGCGGTCGGCGCGGTGACCTGGATCGGCCTTGCCGTCATCGGCATCCCCGGCGCGTTCATCCTGGGAATCCAGGCAGGCCTGCTCGCCTTTGTCCCGACCGTCGGCGCCATCATCGCCGGGGTCATCGTGGTGCTGGCGAGCCTTGCGTCGGGCTGGATCGCGGCGCTGTCCGCGCTGCTGCTGTTCCTCGGCGTCCACGCCATGGAAAGCTACGTGCTGACGCCGATCCTCCAGCGCCAGGCACTGGACATTCCGCCGGCCACACTGTTCGCGTTCCAGATCCTGCTTGGCGTCGTGTTCGGAATCCGGGGCCTCGCGCTGGCGCTGCCACTGGTCGCCATCGCCAAGGTCATGATCGACCATTTCAAGACATATGAGGCGCCGTCTCTGGCCGAGGTGGCCTGA